Below is a window of Quercus robur chromosome 6, dhQueRobu3.1, whole genome shotgun sequence DNA.
GAATAAGTTTATCAAGTAACTTGTGAACAAGTTTGTGCTTGttcaaatagaaaattaataaagcTTGAACGTATAATCTTGTTTGATGATAAGTTTGAGCTTGGCTCgtgtttgattagttttaaatacTCGACTCAACGCATCTCATTTACAACCCTAATAGAACCACAAACACGAGACCATTACTTGGCCATCACTTGAACCGCCACTGTGGGAGTGTATTTTTatccaagaacacaaatttGTAGTTTTCTCAAATGGAGAGAATATACAAAGGAAGGAgaaatttttaccattttacccctaataataatattttttttttttgcatttcattttgttgtcaaaaaatgaaatggaaaaaaaaaaccatattttcATCTTATTACTATTTCTccgttattattattattattttttgttagtgtaaaaTTATCGTTGCAATCTTACTATGAgtgagatttaaaaataaaaataaataaataaataacaaaaatattgcACATATATATTGTAACAAGTCCATAACAAATTTGCCGCATATTTCTTGAAATTCATATGTTGAAATACATTGTTGTAAGATTTATGTTATTCATATTGTTATAAACCTtcaaacaaagaaattaaaaacgaATTTTTCGTTTCTCTCCTCTACATAGGAGCTCTCCCTCTCGCTAGACGAGTATCTTCCCTCCCTTAGATTTTTCTAAGggcttgtcttttcttttttgtcctaTTTCCTTACTTGATTATGGCAGATGATGTGATAAACAGTCTAGAAAATATGACGTTGATAgcggaagaagaagaagtgatcACAGTTTCAGATGAGGGCCGCAAAGACGAAATAGAGAGTTGTAGTCTGAGTTTGATAGGGAAATTTCTCACCTGCAAGCCTTATAATAAGCGAGCAGCACTAAATACCTTGAGAAATGCATGGGGTTTAGACACGAGAATTCAGATTTTGGAGGTGGGATCTAACATGTTCCAATTCAAATTCCAAATTGAGTTTGACTTGGACAGGGTgatgagggggggggggggggcctgGACCTTTGACAATCAGGCACTTATGTTACGTAAGTGGCAGAAAGGAATGACGGCAAGCAATGTAAAGTTCGATTCATTGTCTTTATGGGTTCAGATTTGGGGTGCACCCTTCGACATGTTCTCTCCAATGGTGGCAATGGAAGTGGGTAGCAAGATGGGGGTCGTGGAGGAGGTtgaaaaatggccaaaacaGACGCTCAAAGTCTCTTCATGAGAGTCAAAGTCTCGCTTCCAGTATCTAAACCAATTCAGAGAGGTAGTTTTATAGTAGGAACTGATGGGGGGCGGACGTGGGTCTCTTTTAAGTATGAGAGGCTCCCCATGCTATGCCACTATTGCGGCTTACTTGGACATGATACCTGACATTGTGCAAGCCATTATGCAGCTTCGAAGAACGATAAGAAGGTTGTGTGTCAATATGGCGATTGGCTGAAGGCTATGGGTGTTCGATATGGATCGCCATCCAAGAAAAAGGCCAAGGAGTTTGAGCCATCTAGTGACGCCAATGGGGAGAAGATAACGGATGGCGGCAGCCCCACTACGGTGGAGGCGGCGGTGAACTCTACAAACCCTACTGAAACGGGATAACATGTAAATGGAAATTGTAGCAATCATGGAGACGTTACAGAGGTTCAGGCAGTTGCCAAACCGGGCATTAAAGAGACATGGCCTATTACGGAAAACATGATTCCTAATAATTCAGAATTGATGTTGGAGGATCCAACTGTACGTGGGAAGTTGAATACTGAAGGTGAGGCAATTAAAAGTGGGCCTAGTGGAGGAAATAATATTACTAAGCCCAAGTGGACCAGACTTATCCAGATGGATTGTGGGCCTGGTGCATCAAAACAAAGTGGACCTAATGAAAGTCTAGGGAAAAGATCTGCTTCACAATTAAACAGAGGGAATGTGGAAGACGTGGGAGAGGTGTATGCAGAGAAGAGAGTACGGTACTAGGATGATCAATTTACCATTGCAGCGGCGGGGGTGTCGGAACACCCTTGCCGATCACAATGAGGATATTAAGTTGGAATtgccaagggcttgggaacccttggaTGGTTCGAAGCCTTTGCAAACTTGTAAAGGATCAAGCTCCCATGGTGTGCTTTCTAATGGAAACACGGTTAGACAAAAAAGGTTATGCGAAGCATTGTAGAGAAGTTCCTTTTCctaataaatttattgtgaaaaagcCTAACTCTGGTGGTGGATTAGCGTTGTTATGGAAAGCAGGTGTGGATGTGGAAGTTATTAACTTCACAGATAATCATATTTTGGCAAGAGTGGGGGAAGAAGATGGGTCTCACTGGTACCTGACATACTTTTATGGTTGGCCTGAACATACTCAAAAGTTTAAGTCTTGGGCTCTGCTAGATCACTTGGCCACCTTTGTTGATGGGCCGTGGCTATGTATAGGAGACTTCAACACCATTTTACACACTACGGAGAAGCAAAGCGCTCGACCCCCGTCATATGTTCAGATGATGAGTTTTGCACCGCTTTGGAGAAGTGCAACTTGGCTGATCTGGGTTTCTTCGACTACCCATTCACGTGGAATAATAAGCGTCCTGGACATGCAAACACAAGGCAGCGACTTGACCGGGCGGTGGCGAATGTGGAGTGGCGATCGAAATATCCAGCCACAACAGTCACGCATCTTTTTTCTCATGCCTCAGACCACCTACCCATAATTCTTCAAGCCATGATCGATAGACGGATGAAAGTAAGGAGCAAGAAGGGATTTAAGTTTGAAGAAGTTTGGCTAATGTGGGATGACTGTGAAGCGGTGGTGCGTGAGGCTTGGAACACATATGGAGGTGCGGCTTCACCTTTGGATGATGTTAAGGAAAAAATCAAGAGGTGTGGGGCCGACTTGCAAGCATGGGGGGCTGTTAGAACAAACCCGGATACAGAAAGGATCAAAGCACTTGAAAAACAGGTGGAGCTTATCACAAAATCTGAATTGACAGAAGTTACGAAAGCTGATTTGGCCGTGGTCAGTAAGGAGTTAGACGATCTATTACTAAAACAAGAGATTTTTTGGGCGCAACGATCTTGAGTGTCTTGGCTGAAATATGGGGATAAGAACACAAAGTTTTTTCACTCCAAAGCTTCACAAAGAAGgcaaagaaattttattcaCGGGATAAGAAACAGTGAAGATGCTTGGCTTGAAGAGACTGATGACATTGCTAATGTGGCTGTCGACTACTTTGAGACTATGTTCACGTCAGGTGCTTGTGATAGATTGGATAAATGCCTTGCTACAGTACCACATAAGGTGACTAGCGATATGCAGACTTTGTTGGAGGGGGAGTATAGTGCTGAAGAGATTAAAGCGACGTTGTTTCAAATGGGACCCACAAAAGCTCCTGGACCTGATGGTATGAATGCtctcttttaccaaaaattttggcatatttTTGGTGATAATGTGGTTAATacagttttggatttttttgaaTACTGGTCACTTGGATCCTGATCTAAACTACACTCATATTGTGCTTATTCCTAAAATTAAATCACCGGAGAGAATGTCAGATTTTAGACTTATAAGCCTTTGTAATGTCATATACAAAATTATATCTAAAGTCCTAGCTAATAGGCTTAAACAGATTCTCCCACGGTTGATAGCTCCTTCCCAAAGTGCCTTTGTCCCAGGTTGTCTCATTACAGATAATGTTTTGGTTGCTTATGAAACTTTGCATGCCATGCATTGccggaaaaagggaaaaataggtGCACTAGCTTTGAAATTGGATATTAGTAAGGCATATGACAGAGTTGAGTGGGCTTTTCTAAAAGGTATTATGGTCAAGTTGGGGTTCCCTGAAATTTGGGTTGACCGAGTGATGTGTTGTGTATCCTCCCCTTCCTTCTCAGTCTGTATTAATGGTAAAGCATATGGCAATATAAAACCTTCTAGGGGGCTCCGACAAGGAGACTTGTTATCcccttatttatttcttttatgtgcaGAAGGTTTCACTTCTTTATTGGCTAGAGCAGAGATGGAGGAGAAGTTGCATGGAGTGTCTATTTGTAGAAGAGCTCCCAAAGTCTCGCATCTTTTATATGCAGATGACTCCTTACTCTTTTGCCGGGCAAGTAGAGGGGAAGTGCAAGTGATAAAGGATATCATGCAGCTTTATGCCACGACATCAGGTCAATGTATCAATTTCATGAAGTCATCCATCTACTTTAGCAGTAATACAGGGGAAGATCAGAAGGAGTGGATAAAAGATTGTTTGGGAGTCAGGGAGGTGGACAAGTTTGAGACTTATTTGGGACTGCCCACATTACTTGGGTGCTCTAAATATcaagccttttcttttctcaaagaTAGGGTTTGGAAAAAATTGCAAGGGTGGAAAGGATCAATGCTATCTAGAGCGGGGAAGGAGGTACTTATTAAAGTAGTGGCCCAATCAATCCCAACCTATACAATGGGTGTGTTCCAATTACCGATAAAGCTATGTGATGAGCTAAATTCGATGTGtgcaaaattttggtgggggcaggtgggaaatgaaaggaaaatacaTTGGAAGAGTTGGAGATTCTTGACTAGACCAAAGAAACAAGGAGGGATGGGCTTCCGAGATATCCGGAGTTTTAATCTTGCAATGTTGGCAAAACAGGGCTGGCGGTTGCTACAATATGAAGATTCTTTGGCTCACAAATGTCTCAAAGCCAAATATTTCCCAAGGTGTAATTTTTTTGATGCACAGGAAGTTCCTAATAGCTCATATGTGTGGAAAAGTATTTTGGCGGCTCTACCTATACTCAAACATGGCTGTTGCTGGAAGGTGGGTACCGAGTCAGCAATCCGGGTTTTGGAGGACAAGTGGATTCCCAACCATCCCACCAACGGAGTACTTCATCCACCATTAGAGGAGGAGTGGGAATGGAGAGTCAATGAGTTGATTGATTGGACTTGTAAAGCTTGGGATCGCCAACTTATTGCTAGAAGTTTTCACAGAGAAGATGCGGAGGCCATTATGCGCATCCCTTTGAGTCATGGCCATTTGGTGGATACCTTGTTTTGGTTATATAGCAAAAATGGGGAGTACTCTGTTAAGTCAGGCTACCAGACAGCCAGACAAATTAGGAGTGCAGAGGAGGGGTGTGGGGAGTGTTCTATGGCAAGAAGTAATGATGCTCTGTGGAAGTTTCTGTGGAAATTACATATTCCATCCAAAATAAAAGTGTTTGCTTGGCATGCTTTGCATGATATCCTTCCAACCCGTGAGAATCTGGTGCGTAGGAAAATAGTTGATGATGGGACCTGCCAGCTTTGTCAAAGAGAGAATGAAACAGTTCTCCATGTGCTATGGGAGTGTAGTGTGGCAAAGGATGTGTGGGCTGGGTGTT
It encodes the following:
- the LOC126689866 gene encoding uncharacterized protein LOC126689866; the encoded protein is MRILSWNCQGLGNPWMVRSLCKLVKDQAPMVCFLMETRLDKKGYAKHCREVPFPNKFIVKKPNSGGGLALLWKAGVDVEVINFTDNHILARVGEEDGSHWRLQHHFTHYGEAKRSTPVICSDDEFCTALEKCNLADLGFFDYPFTWNNKRPGHANTRQRLDRAVANVEWRSKYPATTVTHLFSHASDHLPIILQAMIDRRMKVRSKKGFKFEEVWLMWDDCEAVVREAWNTYGGAASPLDDVKEKIKRCGADLQAWGAVRTNPDTERIKALEKQVELITKSELTEVTKADLAVFWIFLNTGHLDPDLNYTHIVLIPKIKSPERMSDFRLISLCNVIYKIISKVLANRLKQILPRLIAPSQSAFVPGCLITDNVLVAYETLHAMHCRKKGKIGALALKLDISKAYDRVEWAFLKGIMVKLGFPEIWVDRVMCCVSSPSFSVCINGKAYGNIKPSRGLRQGDLLSPYLFLLCAEGFTSLLARAEMEEKLHGVSICRRAPKVSHLLYADDSLLFCRASRGEVQVIKDIMQLYATTSGQCINFMKSSIYFSSNTGEDQKEWIKDCLGVREVDKFETYLGLPTLLGCSKYQAFSFLKDRVWKKLQGWKGSMLSRAGKEVLIKVVAQSIPTYTMGVFQLPIKLCDELNSMCAKFWWGQVGNERKIHWKSWRFLTRPKKQGGMGFRDIRSFNLAMLAKQGWRLLQYEDSLAHKCLKAKYFPRCNFFDAQEVPNSSYVWKSILAALPILKHGCCWKVGTESAIRVLEDKWIPNHPTNGVLHPPLEEEWEWRVNELIDWTCKAWDRQLIARSFHREDAEAIMRIPLSHGHLVDTLFWLYSKNGEYSVKSGYQTARQIRSAEEGCGECSMARSNDALWKFLWKLHIPSKIKVFAWHALHDILPTRENLVRRKIVDDGTCQLCQRENETVLHVLWECSVAKDVWAGCSRELQKHVSGQNDLTFLFEELRQKLSVERNAIIHGGVLQDRTKLGQRARDFVEEYRQAQIQLSILTAMPRSSHTWNPPPSRYFKLNFDAAVFNDIKASGIRAVIQNDLGEVMVSMSAKGPQVADSEEAEILVCCRALEMVVDSGFSDLIVEGDNASVMKNIAGLCPRFSRFSHLYEDIQCLVSGLRSKLINSIHREAIGVAHSLAKYARNIDNDLIWMEDTPPPVLQALYVDSS